The following are encoded in a window of Actinomyces oris genomic DNA:
- a CDS encoding glycosyltransferase: protein MTHRPAPELRRALWHLRHSGLTGLREHLRRRRATAWARPRRWASKRRGRTLLPDWPLPTPQETGPRHDVTVGVIADEFTALALGYEWRSVPLTPTGWREQVEQTPIDLLFVESAWHGNDDAWRFQVIGSQGPSGHLRDMVTVLRDRGVPTVFWNKEDPAHYDEAIETARLFDWVFTTDEAMVEHYRRDLGHDRIGILPFAAQPAIHNPIRLLDEAGRPAPLRDVAFAGTYFAHKYPERREQMEIVLGGAHDVAARLPRGLDIFSRYLGGDDTYQFPPPWDSHVRGSLTYTQMLSAYRAYAVFLNVSSVVDSPSMLPRRVIEVLACGTPVVSTPTPAIDRLLPAGALAKVTDRAQAGHTVRALVTNPVLGEYMTYLAQREIWSRHTYSHRVETVLRAVGMGERVRPRPTIAPLVSTIRPEQIDHVLGTLAGQQRVTMAPVILTHGFTAPAASRARARELGLEIDWVTAETSTPLGGCYNLMLSRVEADYIAKMDDDDLYGDHYLFESLAAADYARAEVVGKHAHYLHLTGPDLTVLRFADWEHRYTTFVSGPTLVARADLAREVTFPEKTTGEDTGFLSDCARAGARIYSASRFGFVQRRGTTFGHTWDISNAEVLATSTISHWGPPHEMEMPTS, encoded by the coding sequence ATGACGCACCGACCCGCCCCCGAGCTGCGGCGAGCCCTGTGGCACCTGCGCCACTCCGGGCTGACGGGGCTGCGTGAGCACCTGCGCCGTCGTCGGGCCACCGCCTGGGCCCGCCCCCGCCGATGGGCCTCCAAGAGACGGGGCCGGACGCTCCTGCCAGACTGGCCGCTGCCCACACCCCAGGAGACCGGGCCCCGTCACGACGTGACCGTCGGGGTGATCGCCGACGAGTTCACGGCGCTCGCCCTGGGCTACGAGTGGCGCTCGGTGCCCCTGACCCCCACCGGTTGGCGCGAGCAGGTCGAGCAGACCCCCATCGACCTGCTCTTCGTAGAGTCCGCCTGGCACGGCAACGACGACGCCTGGCGCTTCCAGGTCATCGGCTCCCAGGGACCCTCGGGCCACCTGAGGGACATGGTTACCGTGCTGCGGGACCGAGGAGTGCCGACGGTCTTCTGGAACAAGGAGGATCCCGCCCACTACGACGAGGCCATCGAGACCGCACGCCTCTTCGACTGGGTCTTCACCACCGATGAGGCGATGGTGGAGCACTACCGGCGCGACCTGGGACATGACCGCATCGGGATCCTGCCCTTCGCCGCCCAGCCCGCGATCCACAACCCGATCCGCCTGCTGGACGAGGCGGGGCGTCCCGCGCCCCTGAGGGATGTCGCCTTCGCCGGCACCTACTTCGCTCACAAGTACCCCGAGCGGCGCGAGCAGATGGAGATCGTCCTGGGCGGCGCCCACGACGTCGCGGCACGCCTGCCCCGTGGGCTGGACATCTTCTCCCGGTACCTCGGCGGCGACGACACCTACCAGTTCCCACCCCCCTGGGACTCACACGTGCGAGGCAGCCTCACCTACACCCAGATGCTCAGCGCCTACCGCGCCTACGCCGTCTTCCTCAACGTCAGCTCCGTGGTGGACAGCCCCTCCATGCTGCCGCGCCGCGTCATCGAGGTCCTGGCCTGTGGTACTCCCGTGGTGAGCACCCCGACGCCGGCTATCGACCGCCTGCTGCCCGCAGGCGCCCTGGCCAAGGTCACCGACCGCGCCCAGGCAGGGCACACCGTGCGCGCGCTCGTGACCAACCCGGTCCTCGGGGAGTACATGACCTACCTGGCGCAACGGGAGATCTGGAGCCGGCACACCTACAGTCACCGTGTGGAGACCGTGCTGCGAGCCGTCGGCATGGGGGAGCGGGTCAGGCCCCGCCCCACCATCGCACCGCTGGTGTCCACCATCCGGCCCGAGCAGATCGACCACGTCCTTGGGACCCTGGCCGGTCAGCAGCGGGTGACGATGGCCCCGGTCATCCTCACCCACGGTTTCACCGCCCCAGCCGCCAGCAGGGCCCGGGCTCGCGAGCTGGGCCTGGAGATCGACTGGGTCACCGCCGAGACCAGCACTCCCTTGGGGGGCTGCTACAACCTCATGCTCTCGCGGGTCGAGGCCGACTACATCGCCAAGATGGACGACGACGACCTCTACGGCGACCACTACCTCTTCGAGTCCCTCGCGGCGGCCGACTACGCTCGTGCCGAGGTCGTGGGCAAGCACGCCCACTACCTGCACCTGACGGGCCCGGACCTGACGGTGCTGCGCTTCGCCGACTGGGAGCACCGCTATACGACTTTCGTCTCCGGGCCGACCCTGGTGGCTCGAGCGGACCTGGCGCGCGAGGTGACTTTTCCCGAGAAGACCACCGGTGAGGACACCGGTTTCCTCAGTGACTGCGCACGCGCCGGGGCCCGTATCTATTCGGCCTCCCGGTTCGGGTTCGTCCAACGGAGAGGGACGACTTTCGGACACACCTGGGACATCTCCAACGCGGAGGTGCTGGCTACGTCCACCATTAGTCATTGGGGACCGCCCCACGAAATGGAGATGCCCACCTCATGA